One part of the Dyadobacter sp. 676 genome encodes these proteins:
- a CDS encoding DUF5672 family protein translates to MADNKSLVAVVIPVYQSVMTDAERMSLKQCMTVLGKYPVIVVKPAGLDLSALQQQYPALAFRSFDDSFFTGVAAYNRLMVSIDFYKTFTAYEYILVYQLDAFVFRDELTQWCAKGYDYIGAPSLHQHEFDAVPAESAGIFANALSTRRVVLNGGLSLRRIPAFIRYLKIYNTFYPAWKGNEDMLFCQEATRLKPMKMFMKLPPWEEALRFAFEKSPAASYKLTGHHLPFACHAWERYEPAFWSSFIPVNQ, encoded by the coding sequence ATGGCTGATAACAAGTCGCTTGTGGCTGTGGTGATACCGGTTTACCAGTCGGTAATGACGGATGCGGAACGAATGTCGCTGAAACAGTGCATGACGGTGCTGGGGAAATACCCGGTGATCGTCGTTAAACCCGCCGGGCTCGATTTGTCGGCATTGCAACAGCAATATCCGGCGCTCGCATTCCGGTCGTTCGACGACAGTTTCTTCACCGGGGTCGCCGCCTACAACAGGCTGATGGTTTCCATTGATTTTTACAAAACCTTCACAGCCTATGAGTATATTCTGGTTTATCAGCTCGATGCATTCGTTTTCCGGGATGAGCTCACTCAATGGTGCGCGAAAGGATATGACTATATCGGAGCGCCGTCGCTGCATCAACATGAGTTCGACGCCGTTCCGGCCGAATCCGCCGGGATATTCGCCAATGCGCTGTCGACCCGCCGTGTCGTACTGAACGGCGGACTTTCGCTGCGCAGGATTCCGGCATTCATACGTTACCTGAAAATTTACAACACTTTTTACCCGGCATGGAAAGGAAACGAAGATATGCTTTTCTGCCAGGAAGCCACGCGCCTCAAACCGATGAAAATGTTCATGAAATTACCCCCGTGGGAGGAAGCGCTGCGTTTCGCGTTTGAGAAGAGCCCGGCAGCTAGTTATAAACTCACAGGCCACCATTTGCCCTTCGCATGCCATGCCTGGGAGCGCTACGAGCCTGCTTTTTGGAGCAGTTTTATTCCTGTAAACCAGTGA
- a CDS encoding glycosyltransferase family 2 protein, with product MISVAMCTYNGAKYLSEQLKSIADQTVSVDELVVCDDRSKDDTIEIIKSFAATCKFPVRIHVNGQNLGSTKNFEKCLSLCKGDIIFLCDQDDRWRRDKVQKQLAFLNARRDLDAVFSDAEIVGDDSQPTGRTIWEEIEFGKRRQEIWRGGKSHEILFKGFVVTGATLAIRKSCLARLMPFPTHVQDLIHDAWIAMVLSLENKIDFIPETLICYRIHSSQQVGFGNKVEKVELKDRFNRDRRLKLVPLQQKAKKLHDMYLLLLALPFIRHEKLRKLNLSQKHFHTRAALPENRLKRIIPVLNQLVRGYYQFSSEDWWLPAAGDLLE from the coding sequence ATGATTTCAGTGGCCATGTGCACTTACAACGGGGCGAAGTACTTGTCCGAACAGTTGAAGAGCATTGCTGATCAGACGGTTTCGGTGGACGAATTGGTTGTTTGCGACGACAGATCGAAGGACGACACGATTGAAATCATAAAATCTTTTGCCGCCACGTGCAAATTCCCTGTGCGTATTCACGTGAACGGGCAAAACCTCGGATCGACGAAGAATTTTGAGAAATGCCTCTCTCTTTGCAAGGGCGATATCATCTTTTTGTGCGATCAGGACGACCGCTGGCGGAGAGACAAGGTACAGAAACAGCTCGCTTTCCTGAATGCCCGCCGCGACCTCGATGCGGTGTTCAGCGATGCGGAAATAGTCGGCGACGATTCGCAGCCTACCGGGCGCACAATCTGGGAAGAAATCGAATTCGGCAAGCGGCGGCAGGAAATCTGGCGCGGCGGGAAATCGCACGAGATTCTTTTTAAGGGTTTTGTCGTAACGGGCGCTACGCTGGCGATCCGGAAGTCGTGCCTGGCCCGGCTGATGCCTTTCCCGACCCACGTGCAGGATCTGATCCACGACGCCTGGATAGCCATGGTGCTAAGCCTGGAAAACAAGATCGATTTCATTCCCGAAACGCTCATTTGCTATCGCATCCATTCGAGCCAGCAGGTAGGATTTGGTAATAAAGTCGAAAAAGTGGAACTGAAAGACCGCTTCAACCGCGACCGGCGGTTGAAGCTCGTGCCTTTGCAGCAAAAAGCCAAGAAGCTGCACGATATGTACCTGCTCCTTCTTGCACTTCCATTTATTCGGCACGAAAAGCTGAGAAAATTGAACCTCTCGCAAAAACACTTTCATACCCGGGCCGCATTGCCGGAAAACCGCTTAAAAAGGATTATACCGGTGCTTAACCAGCTGGTCCGCGGGTATTACCAATTTAGTAGCGAGGATTGGTGGCTACCGGCGGCAGGTGATTTATTGGAATAA
- a CDS encoding nicotinamidase, whose product MKKTALLIIDAQYDFCNPDGTLYVPGAEKDVERIANLIALEGDRIDSIFLTLDTHKVIDIAHPLFWEDPNGNTVAPFTLISAKSVEAGNWVPRYHKEYALKYLQALEAGGEFQHFIWPEHCLVGSKGAALDDTIMHSVLAWTHRTRRDYRTVSKGLHPLTEHFGVFKAQVPVENVPETGLNEHFLAELNEFDQVLVAGEARSHCVATSIRQIVRYAPALAAKVTALTDCMSDVPNFGHFADPIFEEAAGSGMRFAKAGEFFAQNQ is encoded by the coding sequence ATGAAAAAGACCGCCCTGCTGATCATCGACGCCCAATACGATTTCTGTAATCCCGACGGGACCCTGTACGTGCCGGGGGCGGAAAAGGATGTGGAGCGTATCGCCAACCTCATCGCTCTGGAAGGCGACCGGATCGATTCGATCTTCCTCACGCTCGATACGCACAAGGTGATCGACATCGCACATCCGCTTTTCTGGGAAGATCCGAATGGCAACACGGTAGCGCCATTCACGCTGATTTCGGCTAAATCCGTCGAAGCGGGCAATTGGGTACCGCGGTACCATAAAGAATATGCATTGAAATACCTGCAAGCCCTGGAAGCCGGGGGCGAATTCCAGCATTTCATCTGGCCCGAGCATTGCCTCGTCGGATCGAAAGGCGCTGCCCTGGACGACACCATCATGCACTCAGTGCTCGCCTGGACGCACCGCACCCGCCGCGATTACCGCACCGTTTCGAAGGGCCTTCATCCGCTGACGGAGCATTTCGGGGTTTTTAAAGCGCAAGTACCGGTAGAAAATGTGCCGGAAACCGGACTGAACGAGCATTTCCTGGCCGAGCTGAATGAATTCGACCAGGTACTCGTCGCCGGCGAGGCGCGGTCGCACTGTGTGGCGACGAGCATCCGGCAGATCGTCAGATACGCACCAGCATTGGCTGCGAAAGTAACCGCGTTGACCGACTGCATGTCTGACGTGCCGAACTTCGGCCATTTTGCCGATCCGATATTTGAAGAAGCCGCCGGAAGCGGCATGAGATTTGCGAAAGCGGGCGAGTTTTTTGCACAAAACCAATAG